Proteins encoded by one window of Strix aluco isolate bStrAlu1 unplaced genomic scaffold, bStrAlu1.hap1 H_2, whole genome shotgun sequence:
- the LOC141919169 gene encoding olfactory receptor 6E1-like — protein MFPFQQDELKFSMGPENETAVTEFILEGFSALDQRLQLFLSLVLLLMYLTTVMGNTTIIFLVCVYHRLQTPMYIFISNLSFLEIWFTSSTSIKLFVILGSGRRTIPLSSCFAQPYFYFALGCTEFVLLVVMSFDRYVAICQPLRYAAIMKPQLCIQLVAAWVIGITLLSYRLVLLYQLTFCGSNKIHHFFCDNSPLFKLSCSDSSLLWKTDSVLVSFVILASLCLTLAFYMGILFCILHLPAASGRKKAFATCSSHLTTLAIVYGSCIALYVRPSEDISLETSRFVALLNTVLYPFLNPFIYSLRNKTVILALNEAIARVTPQLFP, from the coding sequence ATGTTCCCATTTCAGCAGGATGAACTGAAATTCAGCATGGGACcagaaaatgaaactgcagttACTGAGTTCATCCTAGAGGGCTTCTCAGCGCTTGACCAAAGGCTACAGCTATTTCTCTCTCTGGTCCTTCTGCTCATGTACCTGACAACAGTGATGGGGAACACAACCATCattttccttgtgtgtgtgtatcacCGCCTGCAAACCCCCATGTACATTTTCATTAGCAATCTGtccttcctggaaatctggtttACGTCCTCCACAAGCATCAAATTGTTTGTGATCCTGGGTTCTGGTAGGAGAACAATCCCTCTAAGCAGCTGCTTTGCCCAACCCTATTTCTATTTTGCCCTGGGCTGTACAGAGTTTGTTCTCCTTGTTGTCATGTCTTTTGACCGCTATGTTGCTATCTGCCAGCCTTTGCGTTACGCTGCCATCATGAAGCCTCAGCTCTGCATCCAGCTTGTTGCTGCTTGGGTCATCGGCATCACACTCTTGAGTTACCGTCTGGTCCTCCTCTACCAGCTGACTTTCTGTGGCTCGAACAAGATCCACCATTTCTTTTGTGACAACTCCCCCTTATTTAAGTTGTCCTGCTCTGACAGTAGCctgctgtggaaaacagactctgtTTTAGTATCATTTGTCATACTGGCTTCCTTATGTTTAACTCTGGCATTTTACATGGGCATCCTTTTCTGTATTCTacaccttccagcagcctctgggaggaaaaaagcttttgctaCATGTTCTTCCCATCTCACCACCTTGGCCATTGTATATGGGAGCTGCATTGCTCTCTACGTGCGCCCTTCAGAAGACATTTCCTTGGAGACAAGCAGATTTGTAGCTTTGCTGAACACTGTCCTGTACCCATTCTTAAATCCGTTCATCTACAGTCTTAGAAACAAGACTGTGATCCTGGCCCTGAATGAAGCCATTGCCCGTGTGACACCACAGCTTTTCCCCTAA